One Prosthecobacter debontii genomic window carries:
- a CDS encoding RNA-binding S4 domain-containing protein produces MSEPLQTLRADKWLHHVRLFKTRSLATQACAKGNVILDEQVIKPSRDLRPNDILEVVRGDLRLRVKVLNFPARRLSAPQVSDFYENLTPIEWIQKAAELRRQKELERPSEHEMQTKPNKQQLRLLREWHEQNHSR; encoded by the coding sequence ATGAGTGAGCCCCTACAGACTCTGCGGGCAGATAAGTGGTTGCATCATGTGCGTCTCTTTAAAACGCGGAGTCTGGCCACACAGGCCTGTGCCAAAGGAAATGTGATCTTGGATGAACAGGTGATCAAACCTTCCCGAGACCTCCGTCCGAACGACATTTTGGAAGTGGTCAGGGGAGATCTGCGCCTCCGTGTGAAGGTCCTGAACTTTCCTGCGCGAAGACTGAGTGCACCGCAAGTTTCTGATTTTTATGAAAATCTAACGCCAATTGAGTGGATTCAAAAGGCCGCCGAACTACGCAGGCAAAAGGAATTGGAGCGCCCGTCCGAGCATGAAATGCAGACGAAGCCCAATAAACAGCAACTCCGCCTGCTCCGGGAATGGCATGAACAGAATCATTCTCGCTGA
- a CDS encoding D-alanyl-D-alanine carboxypeptidase family protein, with protein MLRFPPFVTILKCVSSSLLVGGMLTALVPQSADAQAAVLAADSFNRKVHVASQANEKRPVGGLAKVATAMVTLDWAAASKAGVNILATVPAYAPQIAGNNVLGLQPGDRLTLRDLIYATMMTSDDLAAITLGDFVGRDHLQRLQRTGDPLVEFVRQMNQLAAREGATHTKFTNPHGYENTRAVPYSTAADMARLGLYAISRPALRFYTNQRTRDITVYRGDSQMNLPLNNTNQLLGVSNIDGLKYTSTPRSGGCIVVTAERPSSVTKQADGSSLIYRHRMVVVVIGSANPAAEAHALLQQSWAAYDRWLAAGRPITDERQLLNHF; from the coding sequence ATGCTGCGTTTCCCCCCTTTTGTTACGATTCTGAAATGCGTCTCCTCCTCATTGCTGGTGGGGGGCATGTTGACGGCTCTCGTTCCACAGAGCGCTGATGCCCAGGCAGCCGTGCTGGCTGCGGATAGTTTCAACCGCAAGGTTCATGTGGCTTCTCAGGCGAATGAAAAACGTCCGGTTGGCGGTTTGGCGAAAGTTGCTACGGCGATGGTGACTCTCGACTGGGCGGCGGCTTCGAAGGCGGGGGTCAATATTTTAGCCACAGTGCCTGCCTATGCACCGCAGATCGCCGGAAACAATGTTCTCGGTCTCCAGCCTGGCGACCGGCTCACGCTCCGTGATTTGATCTATGCAACCATGATGACGTCCGACGATTTGGCGGCCATCACTCTGGGTGACTTTGTCGGGCGTGATCATTTGCAAAGGCTCCAGCGCACAGGAGACCCTTTGGTGGAATTCGTGCGGCAGATGAATCAGCTTGCCGCACGTGAGGGAGCCACCCATACCAAATTTACAAATCCTCACGGTTACGAGAATACCCGCGCGGTGCCTTATTCCACCGCTGCGGATATGGCGCGCTTAGGCTTGTATGCTATCTCCCGTCCGGCGCTGCGTTTTTACACCAATCAGCGCACCCGTGACATCACGGTTTACCGTGGGGATTCTCAGATGAATCTCCCGCTCAATAACACGAATCAGTTGCTCGGCGTGTCGAACATTGATGGTCTCAAATACACGTCCACACCGCGCTCGGGGGGGTGCATCGTCGTGACCGCAGAGCGTCCCTCCTCCGTGACCAAGCAGGCCGATGGGTCTAGCCTCATCTACCGCCACCGCATGGTGGTGGTGGTCATCGGCTCGGCTAATCCTGCGGCTGAAGCTCATGCCCTTCTTCAGCAGAGTTGGGCGGCTTATGATCGATGGCTGGCAGCCGGTCGTCCTATCACGGACGAGCGTCAGTTGTTGAACCATTTCTAA
- a CDS encoding 6-phosphofructokinase has protein sequence MRIGILNSGGDCPGLNAVIHGVVGAAHTLGWEVVGFRDGFEGLLPPGDYMMLDPSRTVGIMKLGGTILGTTNKGHFVAKVGEGNVAEVPREIVEKAKNTLRHLEIGALIVVGGDGSLTTALQLYGMGVPVIGVPKTIDNDIQATAMTFGFDSACHSVVDALDRLHTTAESHKRVIVLEVMGRHAGWIALYGGMAGGADVILLPEIPFHMEHVADAIRQRDARGLHSTLVVVAEGARIESGELLKKENVGGKGEDRLGGIGDYVAKKIESLTGKETRACTLGHLQRGGAPTALDRILGVRFGAKAVHLIEEGKFGRMVSYQHYQVGDVSIEEAVNQLRLVQPDSEIIRAGRSIGICFGDRAVGVE, from the coding sequence ATGCGAATCGGTATCCTGAATAGTGGCGGCGATTGCCCCGGCCTCAATGCAGTCATTCACGGCGTCGTCGGCGCTGCTCACACGCTCGGGTGGGAAGTGGTCGGCTTTCGGGATGGATTCGAAGGCCTGCTGCCACCAGGAGATTACATGATGCTGGACCCGAGCCGCACGGTAGGCATCATGAAGCTGGGGGGCACCATCCTGGGCACGACGAATAAAGGTCACTTCGTCGCCAAGGTGGGGGAAGGGAACGTGGCTGAAGTGCCACGCGAGATCGTCGAGAAAGCCAAGAACACGTTACGCCACCTCGAGATCGGTGCGCTGATCGTGGTGGGTGGTGACGGGTCTCTAACCACGGCGCTGCAGCTTTACGGCATGGGGGTACCCGTCATCGGCGTGCCGAAGACGATCGACAACGACATTCAGGCGACCGCCATGACCTTTGGTTTTGACTCGGCCTGCCATTCTGTGGTGGATGCTTTGGATCGATTGCACACAACTGCAGAAAGTCACAAGCGTGTCATCGTATTGGAAGTCATGGGCCGTCACGCGGGCTGGATTGCTCTCTACGGCGGTATGGCCGGTGGTGCAGATGTGATTCTGCTCCCCGAAATTCCTTTTCACATGGAGCATGTGGCCGATGCGATCCGTCAGCGCGATGCCCGAGGTTTGCACAGCACCCTGGTGGTCGTGGCGGAAGGGGCACGCATCGAGAGTGGCGAGCTGCTGAAGAAAGAAAATGTAGGCGGTAAGGGCGAAGACCGCTTGGGGGGCATCGGTGATTATGTGGCCAAGAAGATTGAGTCCCTCACCGGTAAAGAGACCCGTGCGTGCACCCTGGGGCACCTCCAGCGTGGTGGGGCTCCCACCGCCCTAGACCGTATCCTGGGCGTCCGATTCGGTGCCAAGGCTGTCCACTTGATCGAAGAAGGTAAGTTTGGCCGCATGGTGAGCTATCAGCATTACCAGGTGGGGGATGTGAGCATCGAAGAGGCTGTGAATCAGCTTCGCCTCGTGCAACCTGACAGTGAGATCATCCGCGCGGGCCGTAGCATCGGGATCTGCTTTGGAGATCGCGCCGTCGGTGTCGAGTGA
- a CDS encoding HAD-IA family hydrolase produces the protein MSRPLISFDAAGTLIQVSQPVGRTYAEFAARHGIQVDETALKRAFKSLWGQIPPPHRPEGVKADDDERSWWQQLAARVFETALGTAIPREVFEPLFDGLYRHFAQPEAWIVFDDVKPVLDDLAQDHALCVLSNFDRRLLQILEGHEMTSYFSHVILSSEVGAAKPHPRMFDTALRLMEATPEESWHVGDDDHCDIQGARVLGWKAFAVSRPEQSLWHLLEKVREK, from the coding sequence ATGTCACGACCTCTCATTTCTTTCGATGCCGCAGGGACACTGATCCAAGTGAGCCAGCCGGTTGGCCGCACCTATGCCGAGTTTGCGGCGAGACATGGTATCCAGGTGGACGAGACGGCATTGAAACGAGCCTTCAAATCTCTTTGGGGACAGATACCGCCGCCGCATCGCCCTGAAGGCGTGAAAGCGGATGATGATGAAAGGTCATGGTGGCAACAGCTGGCCGCGAGAGTCTTTGAAACGGCATTGGGCACGGCTATCCCCAGAGAGGTTTTTGAGCCATTGTTTGACGGATTGTATCGTCATTTCGCTCAGCCTGAAGCGTGGATTGTTTTCGACGATGTGAAGCCAGTCTTGGATGACCTTGCCCAGGATCATGCCCTCTGTGTGTTGTCGAACTTTGATCGCCGCCTGCTGCAGATCCTAGAAGGGCATGAGATGACATCGTATTTTTCACATGTCATTCTCTCGAGTGAGGTGGGAGCAGCTAAACCGCATCCACGGATGTTTGACACTGCACTGCGGTTGATGGAGGCCACTCCAGAAGAAAGCTGGCATGTGGGGGATGATGATCACTGTGATATTCAGGGAGCTCGTGTCTTAGGCTGGAAAGCCTTCGCTGTTTCGCGTCCAGAACAGAGTCTGTGGCACTTGCTTGAAAAAGTCCGTGAAAAATGA
- a CDS encoding EF-hand domain-containing protein → MKPLISMTMTLLLSLSLQAQQPPVSENADTNRVNSTGREQRQTNARASLNQVMNELQNDPETLFDRLDRNSDGQLSKEEFGRITNSGVEGAATTQGTGGTTAGGAEASPGTTGQSAVQGNTTSPAQPDSAQPQEQGQGNPVAPQGSTGNAPTPPPASPSGAVPDKK, encoded by the coding sequence ATGAAACCTTTGATCTCCATGACAATGACCCTGCTGTTGAGTCTGAGCCTTCAGGCACAACAGCCGCCTGTGAGTGAAAACGCTGATACCAACCGTGTGAATTCGACAGGCCGAGAACAACGCCAAACGAATGCCCGTGCTTCTTTGAATCAGGTCATGAATGAACTCCAGAATGATCCTGAGACACTCTTTGATCGCCTGGACCGAAATAGCGATGGGCAGTTATCGAAAGAAGAATTTGGCCGCATCACCAACTCGGGTGTGGAGGGTGCCGCCACGACTCAAGGAACCGGTGGCACGACCGCAGGCGGGGCGGAGGCCTCTCCGGGCACGACAGGGCAGTCGGCGGTGCAAGGCAATACAACCTCACCAGCCCAGCCTGACAGTGCCCAGCCGCAGGAGCAAGGGCAGGGGAATCCCGTCGCACCCCAAGGCTCGACCGGGAATGCGCCCACTCCTCCACCAGCATCTCCGTCTGGGGCAGTCCCGGATAAAAAGTGA
- a CDS encoding XdhC family protein, which translates to MKDLRDIIKAFSAATSDMALATVVDTLGTSFRKPGTRMLVLGDGQAVGSLSEGCLEEEVVHRAQSVIETGVPTCFWMDTQKRSGCHGSVQIFIEWIRPGNAFLQYLAQCMAERQPALAVVCMEPDSPCAGSSSRHLAGKGRPGFEQILLPPVRLILVGDTPGNEGLLSFAHALGWSAIVSAPAEVADFDADERTAIVIKNHHEEKDFVALKWALSQTFGYVGLLGPRPRKERLLERLLEEGWEPDNAMKWDVYGPAGLDLGATEPEETALSIIAEIQAVMTRSDGGFLRDCERSAASKPTPVVS; encoded by the coding sequence ATGAAAGACCTTCGAGACATAATCAAAGCCTTTTCGGCTGCGACTTCAGATATGGCCCTCGCCACCGTAGTGGATACTCTGGGCACAAGCTTTCGGAAACCGGGGACGCGAATGTTGGTGCTGGGAGATGGCCAAGCTGTGGGCAGTCTCAGTGAAGGATGTTTAGAGGAAGAGGTGGTGCATCGGGCTCAGAGCGTGATTGAGACAGGCGTTCCCACTTGTTTCTGGATGGATACCCAAAAGCGTTCGGGTTGTCATGGTTCCGTTCAGATCTTTATCGAGTGGATCAGACCCGGGAATGCATTCCTGCAATATTTGGCTCAGTGTATGGCAGAACGTCAGCCGGCCTTGGCGGTCGTTTGTATGGAACCCGATTCGCCATGCGCAGGATCGTCCTCACGCCACTTGGCAGGAAAGGGGAGGCCAGGGTTCGAACAGATCTTATTGCCTCCGGTGCGCCTGATTCTGGTCGGTGATACTCCTGGCAACGAAGGTCTCCTCAGCTTCGCACATGCTTTAGGCTGGAGCGCCATCGTATCGGCACCCGCTGAAGTGGCCGATTTTGACGCCGATGAGCGGACGGCCATCGTCATCAAGAACCATCACGAGGAAAAGGACTTTGTGGCCCTCAAATGGGCGTTGTCTCAGACCTTCGGTTATGTGGGACTGCTAGGCCCTCGGCCGCGGAAAGAAAGGCTGCTGGAACGGTTGCTGGAGGAAGGCTGGGAGCCTGACAATGCCATGAAGTGGGATGTGTATGGCCCCGCCGGATTGGATCTCGGAGCCACAGAGCCGGAGGAAACGGCACTCTCGATCATTGCCGAGATTCAAGCGGTGATGACACGCAGCGATGGTGGGTTCCTTCGTGATTGCGAAAGATCAGCAGCCTCAAAGCCCACACCTGTGGTGTCTTGA
- a CDS encoding PQQ-dependent sugar dehydrogenase, protein MKRCIDSACVTWAIAVGMMVSMAARADEKLLLTGQDAMGDWTSDAPGVRRKIRVEDLPAPAEKESAMNRPKEVKPPDKAWPQVPPGFEVTLYQSDLKKPRRLMTAPNGDILVAESKSDQITLLRDADGDGKPELRKVFAKGLNQPFGLAFYPPGAEPTHLYIGNTDAVVRLPYQNGDTEARAKPEEVLSLSAGGQLTGGGHWTRDIVFSLDGKRLFTSIGSKSNVDWNQAEEDRARIFESDPHGRNKQVYAWGIRNPVGLAIHPKTGELWTSVNERDELGDNLVPDYITRVKEAGFYGWPWYYMGGHQDPRHDGARPDLKNKVVTPDVILQAHSASLCLTFYEGTQFPQQYHQWIFAAEHGSWNRTRRTGYKVIAVPVNGGKATGEYVDFMTGFVTPEGDVWGRPVGVTVAKDGALLVSDDTGNCIWRVAWKGE, encoded by the coding sequence ATGAAACGATGCATTGATAGCGCTTGTGTGACTTGGGCCATCGCGGTCGGGATGATGGTCTCGATGGCTGCACGCGCGGATGAAAAACTTCTGCTGACGGGCCAAGATGCCATGGGTGATTGGACCTCAGACGCACCTGGAGTGCGTCGAAAGATTCGCGTCGAGGATTTACCCGCACCTGCAGAAAAGGAATCGGCCATGAATCGGCCAAAGGAGGTGAAGCCACCCGACAAAGCTTGGCCGCAAGTCCCACCGGGTTTTGAAGTCACCTTGTATCAAAGCGATTTGAAGAAACCTCGACGTCTGATGACGGCTCCTAACGGTGACATCTTGGTCGCTGAGAGTAAATCAGATCAGATCACGCTCCTTCGGGATGCTGATGGCGATGGAAAACCGGAGCTGCGAAAGGTGTTTGCCAAGGGTTTGAACCAACCATTCGGTTTGGCCTTTTATCCGCCAGGTGCGGAACCGACACATCTCTACATTGGCAACACGGATGCTGTGGTGAGGCTGCCGTATCAAAACGGCGATACAGAGGCCCGAGCAAAGCCAGAGGAGGTCTTGTCGCTCTCGGCGGGCGGTCAGCTTACGGGAGGAGGACACTGGACTCGGGATATTGTTTTCTCTCTGGATGGGAAGCGTTTGTTTACCTCCATTGGTTCGAAATCCAATGTGGACTGGAATCAAGCTGAAGAGGACCGGGCTCGAATCTTTGAATCTGATCCGCACGGTAGAAACAAACAAGTCTATGCCTGGGGCATCCGTAACCCTGTAGGGCTGGCGATTCATCCGAAGACAGGAGAGCTATGGACTTCAGTCAATGAGCGGGATGAACTCGGAGATAACCTTGTGCCGGATTACATCACTCGCGTGAAGGAGGCAGGCTTTTACGGGTGGCCTTGGTATTACATGGGAGGGCATCAAGACCCGCGCCATGATGGAGCCCGACCTGACTTGAAGAATAAAGTCGTCACACCGGATGTGATCCTCCAGGCGCATTCCGCGTCTCTGTGTCTGACCTTTTACGAGGGAACTCAATTTCCTCAGCAATATCACCAGTGGATCTTTGCGGCTGAGCACGGTTCTTGGAACCGCACTCGCAGGACCGGTTATAAGGTCATCGCCGTGCCAGTCAACGGTGGGAAGGCCACGGGAGAGTATGTGGATTTCATGACCGGTTTTGTAACGCCTGAGGGCGATGTCTGGGGCAGACCGGTCGGTGTGACCGTGGCCAAAGACGGTGCGTTGCTAGTCAGCGATGACACCGGGAATTGCATCTGGCGAGTGGCCTGGAAGGGCGAGTAA
- a CDS encoding YbaB/EbfC family nucleoid-associated protein codes for MNIQKMMKQVQEMQAQMQKSQAALGTKSFEVSVAAGKVTVTANGHGDVQSIKIAKEIVDPEDVDMLQDLVLSAVQQVQAKVKESQAAEVNKMTGGLGLPPGLGF; via the coding sequence ATGAATATCCAGAAGATGATGAAACAGGTGCAGGAGATGCAGGCCCAGATGCAAAAGTCTCAGGCGGCTCTCGGCACCAAAAGCTTCGAAGTCTCGGTCGCCGCTGGCAAAGTGACTGTGACCGCCAATGGTCACGGGGATGTTCAGAGCATCAAGATCGCCAAAGAAATCGTCGATCCCGAGGACGTGGACATGCTCCAAGACCTCGTGCTTTCCGCAGTCCAACAGGTGCAGGCCAAGGTGAAAGAAAGCCAAGCTGCCGAAGTGAACAAAATGACCGGTGGCTTGGGCTTGCCTCCCGGTCTCGGCTTCTAA